The genomic interval CGTTCGCGGGTCGCGCGACCGGGGCGTGCCGCCCGGTCAGTCGTTCGTGACGTGGCTCTCCAGCAGTTCTATCTCGTGGCCCTCGTTGTCGAAGGTGAACGCGTAGAGGTCGTCGCAGGCGGCCGGGTCGCGGTGGTCGTCGGCCTCGCGGGTCATCAACTGGTCCCACGCCTCGTCGAGGTCCTCGACCTGCACGGCGAGGTGGCCCCACGCGTCGCCCATCGTGTACTCGCGGCCGTCGTAGTTGTAGGTGAGTTCGAGCGCCATCGACTCCTGCGGCGCGTCGGCGGGCGTCATGAAGTAGTTCGCGAAGGTGTCCGACTCCCAGCGGCCGACGTGTTCGTACTCGAACTTCCGGGTCCAGAAGCCGAGCGCCTCGTCGGCGTCCTCGACGCGGATCATCGTGTGGTCGAGCGAGTACAGCGGCCCGTAGTCGCGCTTGACGATCTCGATCTCGTGGCCGTCGGGGTCCTTCACGAACGCGTAGCGGTTGCCGCAGGACTCGGGGTCGCGGTAGTCCTCGACGCCGCCGTCCATCAGTTCGTCGTAGCGCTCCTGTAGTTCGCCCTCGGGGACGCGCACGGCGATGTGGCCCCACGCGTCGCCCACCTCCTCCGGCTCGGAGTCGTGATTGGACGTGAGTTCGAGGACGGCCCCGGCCTCGTGGGCGTCCTCGGGGCCGAGGTAGACGTTGGTGAACGTGTCGGCCTCCCAGCGGCCCTTCTCCTCGTAGTTCAGGTGGGTCGTGTACCAGTCGAGCGACTCATCGAGGTCGGAGACCCGCATCATGACGTGGTCGAGCGGCGCGTACATCGCCGAAGTCAACGACCGGGGCGCTTGAAAACCTACCCGTCGCGGCCGAGCGTTCCGCGGAACGCCGGGCCGTAGTACCACCACGCGAGCGCGAGCGCCGCGAGCGCCCCCGCCGGGAGGGAGGTGTACACGAGGCGGTGCGAGAAGGCCCACGTCACCCCGAGGCCCGTGAGGCCCGCGAGCGCGAGCGCACCCCCGGTGAAGCGCGGGTCCTCGCGGCCGAGGACGTGGCCCGAGGCGGCGCTCGCGAGCGCCACGAGATACGTGAGCACGCTCGTGGGCCAGAGTTCGGGGTTGCGCGGGATGCCGCCGCCCGCGAGGAAGAAGCGCCACACCGGGATGACCCGCACCGGCGGCGAGAGCGCGAGGTTGGCGTCCAGGACGAACAACGGGAACACGCCGTTGACCGCGGTGCCGTTCGGCCCCGTGATGACGAGGACGGTCCA from Halosegnis marinus carries:
- a CDS encoding VOC family protein codes for the protein MYAPLDHVMMRVSDLDESLDWYTTHLNYEEKGRWEADTFTNVYLGPEDAHEAGAVLELTSNHDSEPEEVGDAWGHIAVRVPEGELQERYDELMDGGVEDYRDPESCGNRYAFVKDPDGHEIEIVKRDYGPLYSLDHTMIRVEDADEALGFWTRKFEYEHVGRWESDTFANYFMTPADAPQESMALELTYNYDGREYTMGDAWGHLAVQVEDLDEAWDQLMTREADDHRDPAACDDLYAFTFDNEGHEIELLESHVTND
- a CDS encoding TIGR04206 family protein, coding for MAGALASPRRRLTAVALLLACPWTVLVITGPNGTAVNGVFPLFVLDANLALSPPVRVIPVWRFFLAGGGIPRNPELWPTSVLTYLVALASAASGHVLGREDPRFTGGALALAGLTGLGVTWAFSHRLVYTSLPAGALAALALAWWYYGPAFRGTLGRDG